A window of the Spirochaetota bacterium genome harbors these coding sequences:
- a CDS encoding beta-ketoacyl synthase chain length factor yields MKGIRVFITGMGIVSSLGNNVRENFDSLKKNSSGIKPLSLFPLSEGNRHPAAEITGFPGDTAVPRTHRLALAAAREAMAGKNIIPDAVIIGTTTGGMALTEELLKKGEKNPDAYRYHSTSSVAEYCAGALGCRGLIITVTNACSSGTAAIKLGLELLRTGQARRVLAGGADSLCRLTYYGFNSLQLIDPEGARPLDRSRRGMTVAEGSAMVLLEASGTAPEDAIAEVLGGGLSCDAHHPATPHPEGAGARSAMDGALKDTGAGPSAIDYINLHGTGTKDNDLAEALAIGSLFAGTVPPLSSIKGATGHSLAAAGAIEAVICSMAIREGFIPANTGCAEPDPDLAVRPLLAPTTARVRTVLSNSFGFGGNNACLVLGDPAVNREAPQPGPPASFEIIAGSCVTGAGDLALTMARLNEGKACGGILPLGDISKNLPAREVRRLKRLPRLALALAIDARNSAAQDPASIFFGTAWGPLSETHDFLTKLFDSDEQFTSPTDFVGSVHNAPAGQAAIWLKATGANITTTGGDYSFEEALVAASLAAGSGETLLVMGADEHHETLSSLFDGSVKAAEAPSDGGGALLLQKNESTGGIRISPLFYASSSADAIPSMVQTLGGAGRIEEAYAAVFAGMPLAAGDLCKKQLDEFLGSTAFTGPVIDYRALLGEFGSASAVAAVVATQYAKEGTLPAALCSGTALPLGGKRILLLGLGSSVTAFEIIA; encoded by the coding sequence TTGAAGGGCATCCGCGTATTCATTACCGGCATGGGCATCGTGAGCTCACTGGGAAACAATGTGCGGGAGAATTTCGATTCCCTGAAGAAAAACAGCTCCGGTATAAAGCCCCTCAGCCTCTTCCCCCTTTCGGAAGGCAACCGGCACCCCGCAGCCGAGATTACCGGATTTCCCGGCGACACCGCTGTTCCGCGGACCCATAGACTCGCCCTGGCTGCTGCGCGGGAGGCCATGGCGGGAAAAAACATTATCCCCGATGCAGTCATCATCGGCACCACCACCGGCGGCATGGCCCTGACCGAAGAGCTCCTCAAGAAAGGCGAGAAGAACCCTGACGCATATCGCTATCATTCCACATCATCAGTTGCTGAATACTGCGCCGGCGCCCTGGGCTGCAGGGGCCTCATCATCACCGTCACCAATGCCTGCTCCTCCGGGACCGCGGCGATAAAGCTCGGCCTGGAGCTCCTCCGGACCGGCCAGGCCCGCCGCGTCCTTGCCGGCGGCGCCGACTCCCTCTGCCGCCTCACCTATTACGGGTTCAACTCCCTCCAGCTCATCGACCCGGAGGGAGCGCGGCCCCTGGACCGGTCGCGCCGCGGCATGACCGTCGCCGAGGGATCCGCCATGGTCCTCCTTGAAGCGTCCGGGACGGCGCCTGAAGACGCCATCGCCGAGGTGCTGGGCGGCGGCCTGAGCTGCGATGCCCATCATCCGGCGACGCCCCATCCGGAAGGGGCCGGCGCCCGCTCCGCCATGGACGGCGCCCTGAAAGACACCGGAGCGGGACCTTCAGCCATCGACTATATAAACCTCCACGGCACCGGAACGAAGGACAATGACCTGGCCGAGGCCCTTGCCATCGGCTCCCTCTTCGCCGGGACTGTCCCGCCCCTTTCTTCGATAAAGGGCGCCACCGGACACTCCCTGGCCGCAGCCGGCGCCATTGAAGCAGTCATCTGTTCCATGGCGATCCGCGAAGGATTCATTCCCGCCAACACCGGCTGCGCCGAGCCGGATCCGGACCTGGCGGTCCGGCCGCTCCTCGCTCCGACGACGGCGCGGGTCCGCACGGTATTATCCAACTCCTTCGGTTTCGGCGGCAACAACGCCTGCCTGGTCCTGGGCGATCCGGCGGTAAATCGCGAGGCCCCGCAGCCCGGTCCTCCTGCTTCCTTTGAGATCATCGCCGGCTCATGCGTGACCGGGGCCGGGGACCTGGCCCTGACCATGGCCCGCCTCAATGAAGGGAAGGCCTGCGGCGGCATTCTTCCCCTGGGAGACATATCAAAGAATCTGCCGGCCCGGGAGGTGCGGCGCCTGAAGCGCCTTCCCCGCCTTGCCCTGGCCCTGGCCATTGACGCGCGAAACAGCGCGGCCCAGGACCCGGCGTCGATCTTTTTCGGCACCGCCTGGGGCCCCCTGTCGGAGACCCATGATTTTCTGACAAAGCTCTTCGATTCGGACGAGCAGTTCACCAGCCCCACCGATTTCGTGGGATCGGTCCACAACGCCCCGGCCGGGCAGGCGGCCATATGGCTGAAAGCGACCGGCGCGAACATAACCACGACCGGCGGGGATTATTCCTTCGAGGAGGCCCTGGTGGCAGCGTCCCTGGCGGCCGGGAGCGGCGAGACACTGCTGGTGATGGGCGCCGATGAACACCATGAGACACTGTCGTCCCTCTTTGACGGATCGGTCAAGGCCGCCGAAGCTCCCTCGGACGGGGGCGGAGCCCTCTTACTTCAAAAAAATGAATCAACCGGTGGCATCAGGATATCCCCCCTCTTTTACGCATCTTCCTCTGCCGACGCGATCCCCTCAATGGTCCAGACCCTGGGCGGCGCCGGTCGGATTGAGGAAGCCTATGCCGCGGTCTTCGCCGGCATGCCGCTGGCAGCCGGGGATCTGTGCAAAAAGCAGCTGGATGAATTCCTGGGGTCGACCGCCTTTACCGGCCCGGTCATCGACTACCGGGCCCTTCTCGGCGAATTCGGCAGCGCCTCCGCTGTCGCGGCCGTGGTGGCGACGCAGTATGCAAAGGAAGGGACGCTCCCGGCGGCGCTCTGTTCAGGGACGGCCCTGCCCCTCGGGGGGAAGCGGATTCTTCTGCTGGGTCTCGGCTCTTCCGTAACAGCCTTTGAAATAATCGCGTAA
- a CDS encoding acyl carrier protein, whose protein sequence is MEQLINELKEKIIETLDLIDITPGDFKENEPLVGGKLGIDSIDILELAMMIEKDYGIKIDNKELGQKVFSTLRTLAEHIQKNRKG, encoded by the coding sequence TAAACGAGCTCAAGGAAAAAATAATCGAAACCCTGGACCTGATCGATATCACGCCGGGCGATTTCAAGGAAAACGAGCCTCTCGTGGGCGGCAAGCTCGGCATCGATTCCATCGATATTCTGGAGCTTGCCATGATGATCGAAAAGGATTACGGCATCAAGATCGACAACAAGGAGCTGGGCCAGAAGGTTTTCTCCACGCTCCGGACCCTCGCCGAACACATCCAGAAGAATCGCAAGGGGTGA